One stretch of Penaeus vannamei isolate JL-2024 chromosome 7, ASM4276789v1, whole genome shotgun sequence DNA includes these proteins:
- the LOC113812307 gene encoding uncharacterized protein, whose protein sequence is MLGKLKQGLRSLLSSIVLVMMLPVAALNSGGFDKDDIHFARFYKAATQTNKRALKEIFLLMFYRAGVRPIETWSKSVQEFCVKVLGWSNRKMRETFNASEREKIEEPLSTADYDISLLVKLLSKLFQEYKLPGPLMRAIIDLKNVRNRVCHEQLTVDELSLRDNMEDLKQLLKNLFDEASDFFGMDLGNLKQNYLDEVDEIKSAPLTGQATTYFESVKQFREDLVGKFITHGRRELMDFYANLKILNPFTWLSDDKFPEFLVDKIFTPLHIQEVGRVIDIETLLITELFCENQQIPLGVLPSVLILCGIAGCGKTSLCRYILHVWRTRMGKIEGLRSVDMLIFIEARNVTERSLVSYMQKTLLRETCDFFDEKDIILTLHKVNVLFVIDGMDEATMDGKALIGEIFSTLGSARMIITTRPEFTSVLTQNAAKHHCKLLTLQIKGFTSQGLRSFISNMFKCYEPDKEKSHKMEVEFSSYLNNTGSAFGDHLKLPLTIALLVILWKDDTSRVSKVTSSTLLFSELFRLCIMKLISRLQASTSLHHIELEGIINDWLMILAEEAFSMLDEGKFVIEQAKQIKLTSFCRKVNIDVVQTLSAFLLCEVKESVGGINYSFSFIHKSQMEYLASLHIVRHLSHDHSNVTSRLPNFLKDPILVKIRETSWWNTVLFTLGNLCTEKKVTEGILQNITKILLRGSRNNSIGTLWRIIQESNCHPQVSALVCAAISLELIWKPDHESLCDPMNPMVLILQNTDFAPKGVLMRIYGSVSQGNVAVKGGLPELRENINVFPILRLLSKRPNTHVVLRMDQHYYEWGNSETGDDLLTALLPGGKLTAFMGHLGVKGVAAFINVQCLGELFIRLSSVEALQALAKSFTPAETVIMKLTLRLDIPWEESAKSIPRLNKPNNMSVKLKNVSDENETWAAEAISRLRQTYDEVDLVTSSLTPAGGIRFMRRLVEKETAVTCKVTIRTCHRIEKEERKELLQTMKCQIEWLW, encoded by the coding sequence atgtTGGGGAAACTAAAGCAAGGGCTTCGCTCGCTCTTGTCTTCCATTGTTCTGGTGATGATGCTTCCCGTGGCAGCTCTGAATTCGGGAGgttttgataaagatgatattcacTTTGCGCGCTTCTATAAGGCGGCGACGCAGACCAACAAACGGGCACTGAAGGAGATCTTTCTGCTTATGTTTTACAGAGCGGGAGTGCGTCCCATTGAAACATGGAGTAAATCCGTACAAGAGTTTTGTGTCAAGGTTTTGGGTTGGTCTAATCGGAAAATGCGGGAAACTTTTAATgccagcgaaagagagaagatagaagagccGTTAAGTACAGCTGACTATGATATTTCCCTGCTTGTCAAATTGTTAAGTAAACTCTTTCAAGAGTACAAACTACCTGGACCACTTATGAGGGCAATAATAGATCTGAAGAATGTTAGAAACAGAGTTTGCCACGAGCAGCTTACTGTAGATGAACTTAGTCTGCGTGATAACATGGAAGACCTCAAACAGTTATTGAAAAATCTGTTTGACGAAGCTTCCGATTTCTTTGGCATGGATCTCGGTAACTTAAAACAGAATTATTTAGATGAAGTTGACGAAATAAAATCGGCTCCTCTCACAGGTCAGGCCACGACATACTTTGAGAGTGTGAAACAGTTCCGGGAAGACCTCGTGGGGAAATTTATCACACACGGGAGAAGAGAACTAATGGATTTTTATGCTAACTTGAAGATCCTGAATCCTTTTACTTGGTTAAGTGATGACAAATTTCCTGAGTTCCTCGTGGACAAGATCTTCACCCCTCTGCACATTCAAGAAGTAGGAAGAGTTATAGACATTGAGACTCTACTCATTACTGAACTCTTTTGTGAAAATCAACAGATTCCTTTGGGGGTTCTGCCGTCAGTTCTTATCTTGTGTGGTATAGCTGGCTGTGGAAAAACTTCATTGTGTCGTTACATTTTACATGTTTGGCGGACTAGAATGGGAAAAATCGAGGGACTGAGATCAGTTGATATGTTGATATTTATAGAAGCCAGGAATGTTACCGAGAGGTCACTGGTTTCTTACATGCAAAAGACTTTATTGCGGGAAACCTGTGATTTCTTTGATGAAAAAGATATAATACTAACACTCCATAAGGTGAATGTTCTCTTTGTTATTGACGGCATGGATGAAGCCACAATGGATGGCAAAGCCTTAATAGGGGAAATATTTTCAACACTTGGTTCTGCTCGCATGATTATCACAACTCGACCTGAATTCACTTCTGTGCTCACACAGAATGCCGCAAAACATCACTGTAAGCTCTTAACACTTCAAATTAAGGGTTTCACATCACAGGGTTTAAGAAGTTTCATCTCGAACATGTTTAAATGCTATGAACCTGACAAAGAGAAGAGCCATAAAATGGAAGTGGAATTTTCAAGCTACTTGAATAACACAGGATCTGCATTCGGCGATCACCTGAAATTGCCCCTAACAATAGCTTTGCTGGTTATTCTGTGGAAGGATGATACGTCTCGCGTTTCGAAAGTAACATCATCGACCCTCCTGTTCTCTGAGTTGTTTAGACTGTGCATCATGAAACTGATTTCAAGACTTCAGGCATCAACATCCCTTCATCATATAGAGCTAGAGGGCATCATTAATGATTGGTTGATGATACTTGCAGAAGAAGCATTTTCAATGCTTGATGAGGGCAAGTTTGTAATAGAACAAGCAAAGCAAATCAAATTAACCTCCTTTTGCCGGAAGGTCAATATTGATGTTGTCCAGACTCTCTCTGCATTCCTCTTGTGCGAAGTTAAAGAAAGTGTGGGTGGGATAAACTACTCCTTCTCGTTTATACACAAGAGTCAAATGGAATACCTAGCATCATTACACATAGTTCGGCATTTATCTCATGATCACTCAAATGTGACGTCAAGGCTCCCCAATTTTCTTAAAGATCCCATTTTAGTGAAAATTCGTGAAACCAGTTGGTGGAATACTGTTCTCTTCACATTAGGGAATCTGTGCACAGAAAAAAAGGTTACTGAAGGCATTCTGCAGAATATCACAAAAATTTTGTTACGTGGAAGCAGAAATAACTCCATAGGTACGTTGTGGCGCATTATCCAAGAGTCAAACTGCCATCCGCAAGTTAGTGCATTGGTCTGTGCAGCAATATCTCTGGAACTCATTTGGAAACCAGACCACGAGAGCTTATGTGATCCAATGAATCCTATGGTGTTAATCCTTCAGAACACAGATTTCGCACCGAAGGGCGTACTGATGCGGATTTACGGCAGTGTCAGCCAAGGGAATGTTGCCGTGAAGGGTGGCCTCCCTGAGCTGAGGGAAAACATCAATGTCTTCCCCATCTTGCGGCTCTTATCCAAGCGGCCAAACACTCACGTCGTGCTGAGGATGGACCAACATTATTACGAATGGGGAAACTCGGAGACCGGCGACGACCTCCTCACAGCCCTGTTGCCTGGGGGGAAACTGACTGCCTTCATGGGGCATTTGGGCGTTAAGGGGGTTGCCGCTTTCATAAATGTGCAGTGCCTAGGCGAATTGTTTATCCGCTTATCCAGTGTCGAAGCTCTACAGGCGCTTGCCAAGTCCTTTACGCCGGCTGAAACTGTGATTATGAAGTTGACCCTCCGGCTTGACATACCATGGGAAGAAAGTGCAAAGTCTATTCCAAGACTTAATAAGCCTAACAACATGTCTGTCAAATTAAAGAATGTGAGCGATGAGAATGAAACATGGGCAGCAGAAGCAATCTCAAGACTCAGACAGACTTACGACGAAGTGGACCTTGTCACTTCCAGCCTCACTCCTGCAGGAGGAATAAGATTCATGAGGAGGCTTGTGGAGAAGGAAACTGCAGTAACATGTAAGGTCACAATAAGGACATGCCacagaatagagaaggaagaacggaaggaactGCTGCAGACAATGAAGTGCCAGATAGAATGGTTATGGTAA